The following proteins are encoded in a genomic region of Bernardetia sp. MNP-M8:
- a CDS encoding potassium transporter TrkG, with amino-acid sequence MNNFKTRFFNYKNTFRERYQNHVYESRDRILLLIKTLSVICSAIALGFLVYRYGFYVDAAIERVIFGTLDIIFFAFAIFFIFRVVYDSHWIDFLRRNWFEALLIAFVIFCGSINYILNFRITYYYFELLGFSNPELSNQHFLSIYMLLMVGLDLTRITTHLSEISYKPATTFLLSFVLLILMGAGMLMLPTMTPGKSSMDLIDAIFTSTSASCVTGLIVVDTATAFTLKGQIVILVLIQLGGIGMVSFATFFASFLTQGVGIKHQSIIQDYLSSESLVSATKLLRKVVLITLFIEILGTIGIYYAWDEELWEQSQQFEGIGDKIFFSFFHSVSAFCNGGFSLFSGGMADTNYKIDRMYNLHFIIVWIVVLGGLGYTTIEDIFSFKSIKERFVKPWKQWNVVTKINVYTTFTLLAIGTIGFLLLEIEKLTDRTIIQAFVTALFQSMTTRTAGFNTMDFEALNPATIMMCLVLMFIGASSGSTAGGIKITTFVLVFVAAVASIRRQERIVIANRTIPDELIRKAFAIFIFAIAYNILAIFLLLLVQEPSSPNDTKFILKIIFEQVSAFATVGISMNLTSELSFWGKVIIIASMYLGRVGTLTLALALSNAVVTNSYRYPNAHVMVG; translated from the coding sequence TTGAACAATTTTAAAACTCGTTTTTTTAATTACAAAAATACTTTTCGGGAACGTTACCAAAATCATGTGTATGAAAGTAGGGACAGAATTTTATTACTGATAAAGACTCTTTCAGTAATCTGTTCAGCTATTGCGCTTGGTTTTTTGGTATATCGTTATGGTTTTTATGTAGATGCTGCTATAGAACGAGTAATTTTTGGAACACTTGATATTATATTTTTTGCCTTTGCTATATTTTTTATCTTTCGGGTTGTTTATGACTCGCATTGGATAGATTTTTTACGCAGAAATTGGTTTGAAGCTCTTCTGATAGCTTTTGTTATTTTCTGTGGGTCAATTAATTATATTCTTAATTTTAGAATAACCTATTATTACTTTGAGCTTTTGGGTTTTTCTAATCCAGAGTTATCTAATCAGCATTTTCTGTCAATCTATATGCTTTTAATGGTGGGATTGGATTTGACACGAATTACCACACATCTTTCAGAAATAAGTTATAAACCAGCCACTACATTCCTCCTTAGTTTTGTTCTTTTGATTTTGATGGGAGCAGGAATGCTTATGCTTCCTACAATGACTCCTGGGAAGAGTAGTATGGATTTGATTGATGCCATTTTTACTTCTACAAGTGCCTCTTGTGTTACTGGACTTATTGTAGTTGATACAGCAACTGCTTTTACACTAAAAGGACAAATTGTAATTCTTGTTTTGATACAGCTTGGAGGAATAGGAATGGTATCTTTTGCTACATTTTTTGCAAGTTTTCTGACACAAGGTGTAGGTATAAAACATCAATCTATTATTCAAGATTATTTGAGTAGTGAATCACTAGTTTCTGCTACAAAACTTCTTCGCAAAGTCGTTTTGATTACTCTTTTTATAGAAATTTTGGGTACAATAGGTATTTACTATGCTTGGGATGAAGAACTTTGGGAACAAAGTCAGCAATTTGAAGGTATTGGAGATAAAATATTTTTCTCCTTTTTTCATTCAGTTTCAGCCTTTTGTAATGGTGGTTTTAGTTTGTTTTCTGGTGGAATGGCAGATACAAATTATAAAATTGATAGAATGTATAACCTACATTTTATTATTGTTTGGATTGTCGTTTTGGGTGGACTTGGATATACAACCATTGAGGATATTTTTTCATTCAAAAGTATAAAAGAGCGTTTTGTCAAACCTTGGAAACAATGGAATGTAGTAACTAAAATCAATGTTTATACGACTTTTACATTGCTTGCTATCGGTACAATTGGATTTTTGTTGTTAGAAATAGAAAAACTAACTGATAGAACAATTATTCAAGCCTTTGTAACAGCCCTTTTTCAGTCCATGACAACAAGAACTGCAGGTTTTAATACAATGGATTTTGAAGCTCTAAATCCTGCTACAATTATGATGTGTTTGGTTCTGATGTTTATTGGTGCATCTTCTGGTTCGACGGCTGGAGGTATCAAAATCACTACTTTTGTTTTGGTTTTTGTGGCTGCTGTTGCTAGTATTAGAAGACAGGAACGCATTGTAATTGCAAACCGAACTATTCCAGATGAACTTATCAGAAAGGCATTTGCAATCTTTATATTTGCAATTGCTTATAATATCTTAGCTATTTTTCTTTTGCTGTTGGTACAAGAACCCTCCTCTCCAAATGACACAAAGTTTATACTAAAGATTATTTTCGAACAGGTTTCAGCTTTTGCAACTGTCGGAATTAGTATGAACTTAACAAGTGAACTTTCTTTTTGGGGAAAAGTAATTATTATCGCTTCTATGTATTTAGGGCGTGTTGGAACACTTACACTAGCTCTTGCTCTTAGTAATGCTGTTGTTACGAACTCGTATCGTTATCCGAATGCTCACGTAATGGTAGGATAA